A single region of the Palaemon carinicauda isolate YSFRI2023 chromosome 17, ASM3689809v2, whole genome shotgun sequence genome encodes:
- the LOC137656276 gene encoding uncharacterized protein has product MFLDDGYGCSQSLDGAIKLSQHIKNDLLSSGFIPNATKCIWSPTQVLEFLGVMLDSGNSSIFIPDRRLLKCINAISEILNNIKVHRYVHVKVASCIGQINSMSVVIGKVSQIMTRNLSIDVLAACHWDQYIKISDESKRQLEFWQISLSELNIKYINVSFQCSKIVYSDASSTGFAGYAVSARTGILYGTWSIEENLKSSTWRELVAVYRVLQSIDHILTGQRVKWFTDNQRVEAIVSKGSMKVELQSIVIDIFRFCIAKSILLEMEWIPRTINEKADYLSKIIDIDDWSISFKIFDMIQARF; this is encoded by the coding sequence ATGTTCTTAGATGATGGATACGGTTGTTCGCAATCTCTTGATGGTGCAATTAAACTTAGCCAGCATATAAAAAATGATCTGTTGTCATCGGGATTTATCCCGAATGCAACGAAATGTATTTGGTCACCCACTCAGGTTCTGGAGTTTTTAGGCGTGATGCTTGATTCCGGAAACAGTTCGATATTCATCCCTGATCGAAGATTACTTAAGTGCATCAATGCGATTTCagaaatattgaataatattaAAGTACACAGATACGTTCATGTTAAGGTAGCGAGCTGTATTGGTCAAATTAATTCAATGAGTGTTGTCATAGGAAAAGTTTCTCAAATAATGACCCGGAATTTAAGTATTGACGTACTCGCTGCTTGTCACTGGGATCAGTATATAAAAATTTCTGATGAAAGTAAGAGACAACTAGAATTTTGGCAGATATCTCTGTCGGAACTGAATATAAAATACATCAATGTGTCTTTTCAATGCTCAAAAATTGTGTATTCTGACGCTAGTAGTACAGGGTTTGCTGGCTATGCAGTCAGTGCGAGAACTGGTATTTTATATGGTACATGGTCCATTGAAGAAAATCTAAAGTCTTCGACATGGCGAGAATTGGTAGCTGTTTATCGTGTTTTACAGTCAATAGATCATATTCTGACTGGTCAGAGGGTGAAATGGTTTACTGACAATCAAAGGGTTGAAGCTATCGTATCGAAAGGTTCTATGAAGGTGGAATTGCAAAGTATAGTTATTGATATTTTTCGATTTtgtattgcaaagtctattttgttGGAAATGGAATGGATTCCTAGAACAATAAATGAAAAAGCAGATTATCTGTCAAAGATTATAGACATTGATGACTGGAGTATCtcatttaaaatatttgatatgattCAGGCTAGATTTTGA